In the Sarcophilus harrisii chromosome 1, mSarHar1.11, whole genome shotgun sequence genome, one interval contains:
- the SUSD2 gene encoding sushi domain-containing protein 2, with protein MQLWWFALLASGLLWLPAESQDSCAGHCGAFRKNCSCHVTCWSLSTCCPDYKQFCLGIEPYSGSVMGGQDFVLLGQPQVPQASSVVCRFRETIQTQGYVDDKGRIHCVSPLLYESGRIPFRVSLDGGQTFPSSGTWLAVHHSKVSDSSKSELVNDTKWQYYGTPGVTGNLTLSWNGSLLPEPTVNIELWGYQETGKPYSGDWKAQWSYLYTLARNFPNSHKFTFTPVPAKPQYQAWEVGALRISGSKHQDGERDVPAVWSSDHALAWHLGEDFRRDSASWATAKCHSWVQLEKTLPNFLEEIEDCPCTLAQARADTGRFFTDYGCDIERGSVCTYHPEAVHCVRSIQGSPRYAAGQQCCYTAAGTQVLTKDSSSGSTPDRGHDWGSYPYGAPPRVPGLSHWLYDVITFYYCCLWSNNCHLYLDLRPSSDCQTYRPPHLASAFGDPHFLTFDGVRFTFNGRGEYVMVQSELTDLMVQARTQSPSTASGAQALATAILAVAVKENVSDVVEVRLGGPSGKTLEVLLNQELLNFTEQSWLDLKGTYLSVAGNRNVSVMLGSGAGVEIQAHEHFLSLSVLLPKKFLNHTRGLLGTLNNNSSDDFMLRNGTVLSPSITPQELLEFGADWAILNESSLFTYDSSFLMNNYLQKPKHDPDFLPAFSPGPLTPEVSSLCRGDLLCQFDALVTGRLDIGNATRVAHEQHQRLQRDLKPEVSCGWLAPPEHGKKTGTRYLVGSSVEFSCEPGYSLSGSKQRTCQPDGRWSGEVPNCEPASNSSNKTVLLGVILGVLCVVVLAVLGYVLLRRRKKRTVM; from the exons ATGCAGCTTTGGTGGTTCGCGCTCCTAGCGAGCGGCCTTCTCTGGCTCCCCGCAG AGTCCCAAGACTCGTGTGCCGGGCACTGTGGGGCTTTCAGAAAAAACTGCTCTTGTCACGTGACCTGCTGGTCCCTGAGCACCTGCTGTCCCGACTACAAGCAGTTCTGTCTGGGGATCGAGCCCTACTCGGGCTCGGTGATGGGCGGCCAAGACTTCGTGCTGCTGGGGCAGCCCCAGGTCCCCCAGGCCTCCTCCGTGGTCTGCAG GTTCCGAGAAACGATCCAAACACAAGGCTACGTGGATGACAAGGGCAGGATCCACTGTGTGTCGCCCCTCCTGTACGAAAGCGGGCGGATTCCCTTCAGGGTGTCCCTGGATGGCGGCCAAACGTTCCCCAGCTCCGGGACCTGGCTGGCAG TCCATCACAGCAAAGTGTCCGATTCCAGCAAGAGTGAGCTGGTCAACGACACCAAGTGGCAGTACTACGGGACCCCGGGGGTCACCGGGAACCTCACCCTCTCCTGGAACGGCTCCCTGCTGCCCGAGCCCACCGTCAATATCGAGCTGTGGGGCTACCAAGAGACGG GCAAGCCCTACTCTGGTGACTGGAAGGCCCAGTGGTCGTACCTCTACACCCTGGCCAGGAACTTCCCCAACAGTCACAAGTTCACCTTCACCCCGGTGCCGGCCAAACCCCAGTACCAGGCTTGGGAAGTGGGCGCCCTGCGCATCTCCGGGAGCAAGCACCAGGACGGAGAGAG GGACGTCCCTGCCGTCTGGAGCAGCGATCACGCCCTGGCCTGGCATCTGGGCGAGGACTTCCGCCGGGACTCTGCCTCCTGGGCCACCGCCAAGTGCCACAGCTGGGTCCAGCTGGAGAAAACGCTGCCCAATTTCCTGGAGGAGATCGAGGATTGCCCCTGTACCCTGGCCCAGGCTCGGGCCGATACCGGCCGCTTCTTT ACCGATTATGGCTGTGACATCGAGAGGGGCAGCGTGTGCACGTACCACCCCGAGGCCGTGCACTGTGTGCGCAGCATCCAGGGGAG ccctcgGTACGCGGCGGGCCAGCAATGCTGCTACACGGCAGCGGGCACCCAGGTGCTGACCAAGGACTCGTCGAGCGGGAGCACCCCAGACCGCGGGCACGACTGGGGCTCCTACCCCTACGGGGCCCCCCCTCGTGTCCCCGGCCTCTCCCACTGGCTGTACGACGTCATCACCTTCTACTACTGCTGCCTCTGGTCCAACAACTGCCACTTGTACCTGGATTTGCGGCCCTCGAGCGACTGCCAGACGTACCGCCCCCCCCACTTGG CCTCAGCCTTCGGGGACCCTCACTTCCTGACGTTTGACGGCGTCCGCTTTACGTTCAACGGCCGGGGAGAGTATGTGATGGTGCAGTCCGAGCTCACAGACCTGATGGTGCAGGCCAGGACCCAGTCGCCCTCCACGGCCAGCG GGGCACAGGCGTTGGCGACAGCCATCTTGGCGGTGGCGGTCAAGGAGAACGTCTCTGATGTGGTCGAGGTCCGGCTCGGGGGGCCGAGTGGAAAGACCCTCGAGGTCCTGCTGAACCAGGAGCTCCTGAACTTCACTGAGCAGAGCTGGTTAGACCTAAAAG GCACGTACTTGTCGGTGGCCGGGAACCGGAACGTGTCGGTGATGCTGGGCTCCGGGGCTGGAGTGGAAATCCAGGCGCACGAACACTTCCTGAGCCTGAGCGTCCTTCTTCCCAAGAAGTTCCTCAACCACACCCGGGGCCTCCTGGGGACCCTGAACAACAACTCAAGCGATGACTTCATGCTGAGGAACGGGACAGTTCTGTCCCCCAGCATCACCCCCCAGGAGCTGCTCGAGTTTGGCGCTGACT GGGCCATTTTGAACGAGTCCTCCCTGTTCACTTATGATTCCTCCTTTCTGATGAACAACTACCTGCAGAAGCCCAAGCACGACCCCGACTTCCTGCCCGCGTTCTCCCCGGGGCCCCTGACCCCCGAGGTGTCCTCCCTGTGTAGGGGGGACCTCCTCTGCCAGTTCGACGCCCTCGTCACCGGCAGGCTGGACATTGGCAACGCCACGAGGGTGGCCCACGAGCAGCACCAGCGGCTGCAGCGGGATCTAAAGCCGG AGGTGTCCTGCGGCTGGCTGGCTCCCCCCGAGCACGGGAAGAAGACTGGGACCCGCTACCTGGTGGGCTCCTCCGTGGAGTTCAGCTGCGAGCCCGGCTACTCGCTGAGCGGCTCCAAGCAGCGGACCTGCCAGCCCGACGGCAGGTGGTCGGGGGAGGTGCCGAACTGCGAGCCAG CCTCAAACTCCTCGAATAAGACTGTGCTGCTGGGAGTCATCCTGGGAGTGCTGTGTGTGGTTGTTCTGGCTGTCCTGGGCTACGTGCtcctgaggaggaggaagaagaggacgGTTATGTAA
- the GGT5 gene encoding glutathione hydrolase 5 proenzyme: MEVQIDENSRVLDDGGLCSRGALGSVAGSKAGGGGGPAPLSAAPPTDRASLGLPRDILEQGGSPVDAAIAALICTCVLNPQSMGLGGGVIFTVYNASTGEVEVINARETVPKAGLRNLQERCHRDQPLGKGVSWIGVPGELRGYQLAHGRHGRLPWARLFEPTLRLLREGFRVPRVLSAFLNSSLSQAINGSSLRQLFFRGQKPLAEGDPLPWPALARTLQTVAEKGADELYEGALAEDLLADLAREGSQLTKEDLAGFRAEVVKPLALNLGDYTLYSPPPPAGGAILSFILNVLKGFRFSQDALAQLEGKVSTYHRIVETLKFANGLRWKLRDPRSYPEAPDVYKELLTEELAREVRERIGPRSNPAPSYYNVSLRGGAEAGTSHVAVLGADGSAVSVTSTINIPFGSMVYSPKTGLILNNQLLDFCWRETPGSSKLLDPVPGERPPSSMVPSILISKDQKSLLVIGGSGGQLIIPATALAIMNNLWFGLNLRDAIKAKILHVRPTTKVLFEPGFDEEIENGLISLGHEVEEVSIWLNVVQAVAKDGSGCIHAESDPRKLGEAAGY; the protein is encoded by the exons ATGGAGGTCCAGATAGATGAGAATAGTCGGGTTCTGGATGATGGAGGTCTATGTAG TCGCGGGGCCTTAGGAAGCGTTGCCGGCAgtaaagctgggggggggggggggccggccCCGCTGAGCGCGGCACCCCCCACTGACAGGGCTTCTCTCGGCCTCCCCAGGGATATCCTGGAGCAGGGCGGCTCCCCCGTGGACGCCGCCATCGCCGCcctgatctgcacctgtgtcctGAACCCTCAGAGCATGGGGCTGGGTGGCGGGGTTATCTTCACTGTGTATAACGCCAGTACAG GAGAGGTGGAAGTGATCAACGCTCGGGAAACGGTGCCCAAGGCCGGCCTCCGGAATCTGCAGGAGCGCTGCCACCGAGACCAGCCGCTGGGAAAAG GCGTCTCCTGGATTGGCGTCCCAGGGGAGCTGCGAGGCTACCAGTTGGCACACGGGCGCCACGGCCGCTTGCCCTGGGCCCGGCTGTTCGAGCCCACCCTCCGCCTTCTCCGGGAGGGCTTCCGCGTGCCCAGAGTCCTGAGCGCCTTCCTCAACAGCTCTCTTAGCCAGGCCATAAACGGCTCCAGTCTCCG CCAGCTCTTCTTCAGGGGACAAAAGCCACTGGCGGAGGGGGATCCCCTGCCGTGGCCGGCGCTGGCCCGCACCCTGCAGACGGTGGCGGAGAAGGGCGCCGACGAGCTCTACGAGGGGGCCCTCGCCGAGGATCTCCTGGCCGACCTCGCCCGGGAAG GGAGCCAGCTGACCAAGGAGGATCTGGCCGGCTTCCGGGCCGAAGTGGTCAAGCCCCTGGCCCTGAACCTAGGGGACTACACTCTgtactcccccccaccccctgcagGGGGCGCCATCCTCAGCTTTATCCTGAATGTGCTCAAAG GCTTTCGGTTCTCCCAGGATGCCCTGGCCCAGCTCGAGGGGAAGGTCAGCACCTACCACCGGATAGTGGAGACCCTGAAGTTTGCTAACGGGCTCAGGTGGAAGCTGCGGGACCCTCGGAGCTACCCAGAAGCCCCG GACGTTTACAAGGAGCTGCTGACGGAGGAGCTGGCCCGGGAGGTCCGGGAGCGCATCGGCCCCCGGAGCAACCCCGCCCCCAGCTACTATAACGTCAGCCTGCGGGGCGGGGCGGAGGCGGGCACCTCGCACGTGGCGGTCCTGGGCGCGGACGGCAGCGCCGTGTCTGTCACCAGCACCATCAACATCCC GTTTGGCTCCATGGTGTATTCCCCAAAGACTGGGCTCATTCTCAACAACCAACTACTGGACTTCTGCTGGAGGGAGACTCCAGGCTCCAGTAAGCTGCTGGATCCAG TTCCAGGGGAAAGGCCCCCCTCTTCCATGGTACCATCCATCCTAATCTCCAAAGATCAGAAGTCTCTGCTGGTGATCGGAGGCTCCGGAGGGCAACTGATCATTCCAGCCACTGCCTTG GCCATCATGAACAACCTGTGGTTTGGTCTGAACCTTCGTGACGCCATCAAGGCAAAGATTCTCCACGTGCGGCCCACAACCAAGGTTCTCTTCGAGCCAGGATTCGACGAG GAGATCGAGAACGGGCTCATTAGCCTTGGACACGAGGTGGAAGAAGTCAGCATCTGGCTGAATGTGGTCCAGGCCGTGGCCAAGGACGGGTCGGGCTGCATTCACGCCGAATCCGACCCAAGGAAGCTGGGGGAGGCAGCTGGCTACTGA